The nucleotide sequence CGCGTCAGCCCTTGGGGTGGATAGCGAGCCAGCTCGGCTCAGCTCGGTcaagctcgttaggataacgagctagctcggctcggctcgttatcgtaacgagctagaaacccagctcggctcagctcgtttggaagctcgagctagctcgttaggCTCGCGAGCCAACCCATCCAAACCATCCAGTTGGCAGATGAGAAGGTTGGAGTTGGGGTCGATGTGGAGGTCCTTTCAGATGACACTGTGGAGAAGGCCGAGCGGCAGGAGACCCCGAACGCCATCGCGTCGTCTTCCCCTCCCGCCACCGCGGCGAGCAACTGGAGCttgtggcggaggaggagcttgaagaagatGTTGTAGATCTTCACGCCGACGCCCGGCAtcgcctcacctcacctcacctcgccTCTTGCCTATAtcccacggcgacgacgatggcgcggctcgggcggaGCCCTAGGCTgtgcgggtgcggcggcggggtggggaGGAAGATGCGGACGGAGAGGGAGGAGttggggtgcggcggcggggtggggaGGTCCTTGGAGGCGACGCCATCCGCCGCGGAGAAGGCCGGGTTCGACGGCGCCGTGGCAGGAGACCCCGAACGCCACCGCGTAGTCTTCCCCGCGCGACGGCTGGCGGTGGCAGCGTGAAGCACTGTGGTGCCGTGCAACGGCTGGTGGCGGCAACGTGAAAGAGGATCGAGTGAGAGAGTCAGAGAGATGCCGTGTGGGTGCTAGGGTTTTCCTCTCCTCAACCGAGTTGGGCTTTTGCTGTTCGAGTTGTGTTGTCTGTTGGGCTTCTCCGCGGCTCGTTAAGACTcacgagctagctcgttatTTCTAACGAGCTTTAAAGCCAGCTCGGCTCATTACGAAATTTAAATGAGTCGAGCCAAGCTTGTCACGAGCCGCACGAGTTAACGAGTCACGAGCTTTTGTCCACCCTAGTCAGCCCTCTACGCAGTGTCGCACATGAGGCGTGGTGCGGTGCAAAGAATTTTcttctggcaaaaactcaaaCTTAAACACTACATACTTCACAGTTCACGCAGTCAACCAGCCATAGCTTGCAAAAAGCTGCCTCCAGCAGCAATACTCCCCAACCACAAGGGAAAGGGATCCTCTGACTTGcagttgagtcactgacatgtgggccatagcaaagtgggacccacatatcagtgactCAACTGCATGTGCAGTTAAGTGAGAGGATCTGCCTCCAACCACAAGGATCCAAAATTATCACCACCTTCTACATGCGCAAACAGGTTCCTCGATCCATCTGATCTGAGTCGCATCCAATTTTGGCGCCAACACATGCAACTTCCTCCCTTTTTCCCCATGGATTAATGTTACCTCGGTGAAGCAGCGATCCGATTAAACTAAACTAATTTGCAGCCATGTACATTAACGAACACTCCATTTCACCGGTCCACCATGCATGCACcacccgccaccaccgcggcgcgacgccgacggcgacatAAACAATCACACAGAACCGCGtgacgccgccggccggctaTATATACCGTCCTCATCTGACCTGCTGCCATCGGCTGCGAAGATTTCTTGGTCAGTTCAGTTGAGTTCAACCATGAACACCGCCGTCGAGGTtaggtgcgccgccgccggcggcggcggggtgaatGCTGCAGCGTTTGGCCGGAGGATGAtgaggccggcgccggcgggacaCTGCAGGGTGatcagggcggcggcgacgtcgacggtgGCGAGCGGGAGGGGGGAGGACGACTACTACAAGGTGCTGTCGCTGGACAGGGCGGGGGAGGTGGGCGCGGAGGAGATCCGGCGGGCGTACCGGCGGCTGGCGCTGCGGTACCACCCGGACGCTtgcccgccgtcgcgccgcgccgagTCCACGCGCCTCTTCCTCCAGCTCCGCCGCGCCTACGAGACGCTGTCCGACCCGGCGCTCCGGGTCAGGTACGACGCCGAGCTGATGATGCgcgtgcggcggccggcgaggccggcggcggaggaggacgcgtcgtcgtcgtcgtcgtcgttggcgaGGGACGTCTGGGAGGCGCAGCTGCGCACGCTGCGCGCGCGctccgacgagcggcggcggcatggcgcggACGGGACGGCTAGACGCGGCCGTTGGTTCGAGGTGTGAGCTGTGACGAGATCGATTTCTGGTGTTCTTGACTTGGCTCGATCGAGCGTCTGCTGGTGGTTGCCGTTTTTGATATTTTCAATTCTTTGGCTGTCATTGTGAGATTATTATTTGTTCCGGTGGCATCTCTTTTTTTACTGTGGCGTTTGAGAGCGTGTTGTGTGTAAGATCAACGtgtgttttgattattattctgtgatgaacaattggcatttgtgattattggttttgatatttggagattatcgtcgaagtggttttggagataatcaattttcaggaGATGAACAGGGTTTACTGGTTTGtcgggaccggtcagaccgggcggtggttgccggtcagaccggcttgtgttgagcggtcagaccggccggcccacggtctgaccggccgacgctgtgtcggtttcggtttcggattgtttctttggatatccgtgattgtttcatggttatggcttctagatggatactatacgtatgtgaTACTGTTgttttgctactaatgagtcaagttggtgatagcttggtctcggaatatggtttttttgtttgtttcatgtgtaggtgactcgatgcctcgagAGAGTATTTGCactgatggaccgggagtcggcttggtggtaagacaatgtccgtggtggtcagatatcatgcgggatactaaggctagagttgatgcacgtggttgatggagattccatatggcatacgatggaggtattgtgtgcgtatgggatacggagtcgaatttggaaggagtccaaatttggtatgattggttatgtagagtttgtttcttgtactaagAGGTTTCCTATGGGgattaggactcttagtatgagtttggttcgtggctttaggttgcttacctcatgtataaatagagggggagcgtgaggcttcccggtatcttTTTGGTATCGCTTTTCATAGCGTTGtgttttagggtttcgagtttagtcgagatttttgtaaggagtgctgttgttgcacgttgtaaacatagagagaagtaataaagttgtcatctacttttgagagttcttcgatttgtgtttcatcgggtACGGCAGTCTAACCGGCAACTCAACGGCGGTCCGACCGGCGACAAgcagcggttagaccggcggcatacgggcggtcagaccggcggcggcgacagcaagcGGCAGCTGAtcccggcggtcagactggagattgaatctcggtcagaccgacggcaaccaggcggtcagaccggtgcatCTACTTCGGTTagaccgcgatccatcgatttcgagggtaacttttatttccgctaaaagttttcggtttttgcgtataccaaccattcacacccctccccctctggttggcttagttcttgtgattcgatcctacattgTGCACTGTAAACTGTAAAACTTTTCCAATTCTGCAAAAGTTACGTGTAAACCATATGaaattaggtggtgtttgaaactCATATAGATGAATATAAAGATAAAGGTTAAGTGTTTTACGCAAATCAATATGGTATTAACGTATAATtagttgagttttaattattacaaacttgaaaaatatttatctaatatttagAGAAACTtccatatagaaagttttcgcacgaaacacatcgtttagcagtttgaaaaatatgtcgtgaatactccctccatttaatattataagttgttttaaactttgttaagtttgatcaagtttataaaaaaattaacaacatctaaaatatcaaatttgtttcattaaatttaacattgaattcgtgttgaaaatactactatatttttttataaacttgattaaatttaaagaaatttgattaagaaaaatatcaaaatgatttataatatgaaacggagggagtacaacacAGCGTCCGGCAAAAAGGAATGGATTGGACAGTAATATTTTGAGATATTATGGATGTATCCCAGAGATTTTAGGGAGTGCTGTCTGTGATAACATTGAGGTTGGCTCAAGTGCACCATACAGTAAAGAAAACGGGCAAAGCAGAGACAAGCCTAATTCTATCAAAAACTTGTGAAAAATTTGAATATACAGATGGACAAGCAAGTTCAACCCTGGTCCTTGAAGTTTCTTGGTCATGTGTGAAAAATTGATGCAATGAACACAACACAGATTTTAAGATATGGATACCCAAAGCGATGAAATTTGTGAATAGACGAAACAAGATGGAGAGCTAGCTCCCATCCTCACTTCACTAGACTAGCTCACGGACTAcaccctccgtctaaaaaattagattttagctataaatctgaatatgtgtttattcaaattcatatttaggagttaggttttttttgaaggagaaaaaaagaaaggttGAAACTTGTGCAAACATGTCGCCTACCGAGCTAACCGATTAATCATCATCATGGATAATCATATGTACAGGCCCAAAGTGTGGAAGCACGGGCTTGGTGCTTCTTGCACATCCACTCATCTTCAAAAAAGCTGGATCTATCAGACCAGTGATTTATCTAGTAAAACCAAACCAGTCTAGTTAATTGTATCGAAAGATCGGATCTGCATTCAAACTGTTTAGAACCAGCTGAACCGGGCAGTTTTGAGGTGATCGAACAACCACCGATAATACTAGGTAGTTTGTTTGTGGTGGGTTATCCAAAGGCCAGTTCTTCCATTATGGCCCATATCATCTtgtatttttgaaataaaaaatacttGACAAATATTGGTTGTGTATATAGAAAACTTATAATATACACATTTAGTGGACCACGATGCAACCACCCGATCACCAGCTAGACCGTTGGACTGGTGAACCAACAGGTTAGCTAATGTTGATATTTTCTTTTACATTGCATGGAAGAAACACTCACAACTATGCACGCTCGCCACACTCGTCACTCGTTAAGGTGCCCTATAACACATGTTTGAAGAGAAAGAAGTCAGCGGCAAAATTAATCCCTAATCTTATTAAAATCTTATTGAAAATACGTCGAGCGTACATGATTTTTGGTGTGCACCAAGACTTAAACTCTTGTGTGTACATGATCTTTAATTTCTTCCGTAA is from Oryza sativa Japonica Group chromosome 9, ASM3414082v1 and encodes:
- the LOC136351703 gene encoding chaperone protein dnaJ 20, chloroplastic-like — encoded protein: MNTAVEVRCAAAGGGGVNAAAFGRRMMRPAPAGHCRVIRAAATSTVASGRGEDDYYKVLSLDRAGEVGAEEIRRAYRRLALRYHPDACPPSRRAESTRLFLQLRRAYETLSDPALRVRYDAELMMRVRRPARPAAEEDASSSSSSLARDVWEAQLRTLRARSDERRRHGADGTARRGRWFEV